The nucleotide window TGCTGCCTGCGCGGCCAGCGGCAGGGCACCGGCGCGCAAGTACCGCTGCCGGGTGCCGGTCGCGCCTGGCGCGCGCGCTGGCGACCTGCTCGATATCACAGCCTGGGTGCAAGGCCGTCAGCGCCAGCACGCGCTGGCGCTGCGCGTGCGCGTGGAGCTGCAGCCGCACGCGTTCTTCACGGCTGAAGCCGATGGGACCTTGAAGTGCGAACTGCCCGTCGATGGTTTTGCATGGATGGCCAATCGCTGGATCCAGGTTCCAACCCCCCGCGGGCTGCAACAGATGAAGCTGCGGCGGGGCCACCTGAACTACCGCATCAAAAACGCCGGCCTTCCGTGGACGGGCGAGGCAGAGGCTGGGGACTGCATCGTCACCGTCGTGCCAATGTTTCCGCAGGAGTTCAGCCAGGAGCAAGAGGCAGCGATTGACCGGCTGGTGGCCAGCAACACCGGGACGGCCGGCACGTCGGCCGGTGATCGCATGGCGGCATGGACCCGGTTGGTGGACAACTGGCAGGATCGGCGCAGATGAGATCCCCGATGACCATCAGCATGGCGGACTGATGATGGCAGCCCTTGAAGTTTTGCTTAAAATTTGAGCAAAATACCGCTCGCAAAACTGAGTAAACAAAGAAAACTCCATTCAAATTCATAGAGTTATCGACGTTACAGCATGTGCCAGAAGCAATGTCGATGTGCATTGAGCGTTGTATTAGCCAGCCAGCAAAATCAACCAGATAAAACAACCTGAGATGCACATCTTTGTACTGATTTTTCGCTGAGTGTTGTATTTCTCGCGGAAGACCGCCAAACGCCCCGACATCACTCCGCAAGACCCTAAACCCCAGCGGTTGCCCGGTCCGGGCGACCAGGCCTCAGGCATCCTTGCTCCTTACGTTCCGGCCTGCCACTGGCAATCTGGTGGCTTGCGGCGGTGCCACCGAACTGTCCAACCCGGCAGTCCGGCGCCATCGGCCAAGCAGCGCATGCCATAGCACCCTGCCATGATGCGCGCATTGTTTTCACTCTAGAGAAAGACTTCATCATGGCATTGCCACCAAACAAGCAACGCAGCCGCCGCCTTCGCAAGAAGATGCATCTGGACGAATTCCAGGAGTTTGGCTTTGAGTACGAGCTCAGCCTGAAGGAAGACCTGACAACCGGGCAGGAAGATGCCCTGATGGACCGCTTCGTGACCGAGTTGCTGGCTCCACGTTTCCTGGCCGCTGCAGGCTGGGTGCTCGAAGGCTTTGTGACCACCTACCATCGCGGTAGCGCCACTGACGAAGACCGTGCAGCCACCCTGGCCTGGTTCCGGGCCCAGCCCGAAGTGAATGAAGCCAGCGTGAGCGAACTCAAGGATGCCTGGTACGTCGAAGATTGAATGCCTTGGCACTGCGGAAACCGCAAGTTGCGTATTCCAACGATCCTGGACAGCGAGTCCTGGAACGTGAACGCCTGAACGGCATGTCCACTCAGTTGGCTCCAATCGGCCAGGAGTTGCCGGTCACCACCGTCGCCTAGTGGACTGCTTCAGGCGGGTTGCGACCACTGAGCTTTGGCAAGCCTGTGACCGCTGCCGCCGATACCAGACACTGCCCCGCGATCTGGCCAGACGTCCGCTGTACGCGGCAAACCGGATAACGGCAGCTTTCGTAAGCTGCGAACTGGTGTTGCCGACCCTGAGCCGCCATCCAGCTAAAAGCGCCAAAGCCGTCATTCAGCATGATGGAAAGTTCAATCCGAAGAACCGCGAGTCAGATCAACGGCTTGCAGGTTGTTCAGGGCGGACTAATAAATGAACAAGAGCTTCAAAAAACTCGCCTAGTCCCAATGCTGTTCAGTTAGCGTGCTCCGCGCCCCTGCCTGCATCGCGGGCGGGGGCATGGCGTTGATCCGCTATCCCGCCACCGGGAATCGGCGCAGGCTGCCATGCACCGGCACCAGCGAGGCCAGCGCCTTTCCCTCGTACTCGAAAGCCACCTGGCGCAGCGGCACGCCGTACAGGCGCAGCAGATGGGCCTCGGTCAGCACCTCGTCCACCGGCCCGCAGGCGTAGTCGCGCTCACTGAACATCAGCAGGGCGTCGTCCGCCACGGCATGGGCATGGTGCGGGTGGTGCGTGGTGAACAGCACCGTCAGCCCCTCATCGCGCAGCTTGGCAATCCACTCCAGCACGATGCCCTGGTTCTTCAGGTCGAGGGCCGAAGTGGGTTCGTCGAGAATCAGGATGTCGGCCTCGGCTACCAGCGCCCTTGCGAAAATCACCAACTGCCGCTGACCGCCGGACATTTCGTGGAACGGGCGATGGGCAGCATGTGCCATGCCGAAACGCTCCAACGCTTGCAAGGCCGCCTCCTCGTCGGCTGGCACCGGCTGGGTGAACAGGCCAATCTTGCGAGCCCGGCCCATGAGCACCATGTCCAGTGCGGAGTAGTCGAAGCTGACTTGGAATAATTGAGGCACGAAGGCGATCCGCCCATGTACCTGGATCTCC belongs to Acidovorax sp. YS12 and includes:
- a CDS encoding ABC transporter ATP-binding protein, giving the protein MNNTALAFDGLGHAYLPERWIFRGYRAAVTRGRVFALLGPNGRGKTTLLKILLGALQPSEGEIQVHGRIAFVPQLFQVSFDYSALDMVLMGRARKIGLFTQPVPADEEAALQALERFGMAHAAHRPFHEMSGGQRQLVIFARALVAEADILILDEPTSALDLKNQGIVLEWIAKLRDEGLTVLFTTHHPHHAHAVADDALLMFSERDYACGPVDEVLTEAHLLRLYGVPLRQVAFEYEGKALASLVPVHGSLRRFPVAG
- a CDS encoding YggL family protein codes for the protein MALPPNKQRSRRLRKKMHLDEFQEFGFEYELSLKEDLTTGQEDALMDRFVTELLAPRFLAAAGWVLEGFVTTYHRGSATDEDRAATLAWFRAQPEVNEASVSELKDAWYVED
- a CDS encoding DnaJ domain-containing protein is translated as MDLDDPYHELGLAPGSSDAEVKVAWRRLSARWHPDRNSSPHALRKIQRINRALEMIRNARDEPAAETEDPAPDAEKSTVEHAISLTLEEVVTGCVRDIRGEVVEDCAECSGSGLQLQATRCSKCGGTGHIRQPLWFAWVASTVECTACQGQGKTRQSCAACAASGRAPARKYRCRVPVAPGARAGDLLDITAWVQGRQRQHALALRVRVELQPHAFFTAEADGTLKCELPVDGFAWMANRWIQVPTPRGLQQMKLRRGHLNYRIKNAGLPWTGEAEAGDCIVTVVPMFPQEFSQEQEAAIDRLVASNTGTAGTSAGDRMAAWTRLVDNWQDRRR